A portion of the Theobroma cacao cultivar B97-61/B2 unplaced genomic scaffold, Criollo_cocoa_genome_V2, whole genome shotgun sequence genome contains these proteins:
- the LOC18601380 gene encoding type I inositol polyphosphate 5-phosphatase 4, translating to MDDKNPKSSSGRFRNWFTRKHKQPDPYHLDDRSDGGEDEGDDFMEDVYVCSFEMDPCTSTNELRIFVGTWNVAGRSPVGSLAVDLDEWLKPQDAADIYVLGFQEIVPLKTRTVIGAEDPTEATNWNMLIGKTLNENFGCPWLTPMLNPIPSDNYHYVKIPASERRASFSGVSDATRMRGIRSRTPRQQPTLAGVGGSKYKLMASKKMVGVFISVWMKKELLRKYCVSNVKVSSVACGIMGYLGNKGSVSVSMSIEGTSFCFIAAHLASGEKTGDERRRNYQVSEIFRRTSFPRSAKDDDNPHPLTILGHDRIFWFGDLNYRLDLGDNSARNLIKKQDWKALQEFDQLRREQEDGGVFQGWREGNIEFAPTYKYSSSNCNRYSGGLPNRSGEKQRTPAWCDRILWYGKGVKLLSYFRSESKFSDHRPVSALFSTQIEVMKSANPRFVDKDTIVPNIMPPEQIGTSRNDEEGKSTLLSLIVKDTEASSTHMQKL from the exons ATGGATGACAAGAACCCAAAGTCAAGTTCTGGGAGATTTCGGAATTGGTTCACGAGGAAGCACAAGCAACCTGATCCTTACCATTTGGATGACCGTTCAG ATGGAGGTGAAGATGAAGGGGATGATTTTATGGAGGATGTTTACGTTTGTTCGTTTGAGATGGATCCATGCACTTCAACCAATGAGTTAAG AATTTTTGTGGGAACTTGGAATGTTGCTGGAAGATCTCCTGTAGGCAGTTTAGCAGTTGATTTAGATGAGTGGCTAAAACCCCAGGATGCTGCTGATATCTATGTCCTCGG ATTTCAAGAGATTGTACCGTTGAAAACTCGAACCGTGATCGGAGCCGAGGATCCGACTGAAGCAACAAATTGGAACATGCTAATAGGGAAAACGCTTAACGAAAACTTTGGTTGCCCTTGGTTGACACCCATGCTAAATCCAATCCCAAGTGACAACTACCATTATGTGAAAATTCCTGCTTCCGAAAGAAGAGCAAGTTTTAGTGGCGTAAGTGATGCTACTCGAATGAGAGGGATCAGGTCAAGAACTCCACGTCAGCAGCCGACCTTGGCCGGGGTCGGGGGAAGCAAGTACAAGCTAATGGCAAGCAAGAAGATGGTGGGAGTTTTTATAAGCGTATGGATGAAGAAGGAATTGCTCAGGAAATACTGTGTTTCAAACGTGAAGGTCAGTTCAGTGGCTTGTGGAATCATGGGCTATCTGGGAAATAAAGGTTCAGTTTCAGTTAGCATGTCAATCGAAGGAACCAGCTTTTGCTTTATTGCTGCTCACTTGGCTTCCGGGGAGAAGACAGGTGATGAGCGTCGAAGGAATTACCAGGTCTCCGAGATTTTTAGGCGAACTTCTTTTCCTCGGTCAGCCAAAGATGATGACAATCCTCACCCTCTCACCATCTTAGGGCATGA TCGAATATTCTGGTTCGGCGATCTCAACTATAGGTTAGACTTGGGGGACAATTCAGCTAGGAATCTGATAAAGAAGCAAGACTGGAAAGCACTGCAGGAATTTGATCAGCTTCGAAGGGAACAAGAAGATGGAGGCGTGTTTCAAGGTTGGAGAGAGGGGAACATCGAATTTGCACCAACATATAAGTATTCTTCATCAAATTGCAATCGATATTCAGGTGGCCTTCCCAACAGATCaggagaaaaacaaaggaCTCCAGCATG GTGTGATAGAATTCTGTGGTATGGTAAAGGAGTGAAACTTTTATCCTACTTTCGCAGTGAGAGTAAGTTTTCTGATCATCGGCCAGTCTCTGCCCTATTCTCAACACAGATAGAAGTCATGAAGTCTGCTAATCCAAGATTTGTTGACAAGGACACCATTGTTCCTAACATTATGCCCCCAGAACAAATT GGGACAAGCAGAAATGATGAAGAGGGCAAATCTACATTGCTATCGTTGATTGTAAAGGATACAGAAGCATCTTCAACACACATGCAAAAACTGTAG
- the LOC18601381 gene encoding uncharacterized protein LOC18601381 isoform X3 yields MAGIDPSKNLLSLIRDFAYEKSQGVERTCTERRVASLTKQVEELRSQFEVANSEFNEAKRLKETTEQELKGFEVELALNEALIQAVEARIALIQDEIFKVGSEIEALKNKEATLRDEFITEMVEFNDKIRKFQETIASDFQYTVGSTAEQGHIFVKKEVTAIGARTVEDQFAHIVSQITKEQEEYLAEQNIQKQVQLELVDIERKACLIEALMQQAKALEELTRLLNWKRYVLSLVRSYRRDVYVPVAFWKMWRPWLKFFRKVRQTDLL; encoded by the exons ATGGCGGGAATTGATCCATCAAAAAATCTCCTTTCTCTAATCCGTGACTTCGCTTATGAGAAATCTCAAGGAG TGGAGAGGACATGTACAGAGAGAAGAGTGGCTAGCTTAACGAAACAAGTCGAAGAGCTTCGATCACAGTTTGAAGTAGCGAATTCGGAATTTAACGAAGCGAAACGTTTGAAAGAAACAACTGAGCAAGAGCTTAAAGGCTTCGAAGTTGAATTAGCTTTGAACGAAGCTTTGATTCAAGCAGTAGAG GCCAGGATTGCTCTGATTCAAGATGAAATATTCAAAGTTGGATCTGAAATAGAGGCGCTTAAG AATAAAGAAGCAACATtaag AGATGAGTTTATTACTGAAATGGTTGAGTTCAATGATAAGATAAG GAAATTCCAAGAGACAATAGCTTCTGATTTTCAGTATACTGTTGGCAGTACAGCAG AACAAGGCCATATATTTGTAAAGAAGGAAGTTACTGCAATTGGTGCAAGAACTGTTGAGGATCAGTTTGCCCATATTGTTTCTCAAATAACTAAAGAACAGGAAGAATACCTTGCAGAACAGAACATCCAAAAGCAG GTTCAACTGGAGTTGGTTGACATTGAAAGGAAGGCATGTCTGATTGAGGCATTGATGCAACAAGCAAAAGCATTAGAAGAGTTGACAAG ACTTCTGAACTGGAAAAGATATGTGCTTTCCTTGGTGAGGAGTTACAGAAGAGATGTATATGTCCCAGTTGCCTTCTGGAAAATGTGGAGACCTTGGCTAAAGTTCTTCAGGAAAGTGAGGCAAACTGATCTGTTGTAA
- the LOC18601381 gene encoding uncharacterized protein LOC18601381 isoform X5 — protein MAGIDPSKNLLSLIRDFAYEKSQGVNESFIVERTCTERRVASLTKQVEELRSQFEVANSEFNEAKRLKETTEQELKGFEVELALNEALIQAVEARIALIQDEIFKVGSEIEALKNKEATLRDEFITEMVEFNDKIRKFQETIASDFQYTVGSTAEQGHIFVKKEVTAIGARTVEDQFAHIVSQITKEQEEYLAEQNIQKQVLLQLPSFVMKTSSC, from the exons ATGGCGGGAATTGATCCATCAAAAAATCTCCTTTCTCTAATCCGTGACTTCGCTTATGAGAAATCTCAAGGAG TAAACGAGAGTTTTATAGTGGAGAGGACATGTACAGAGAGAAGAGTGGCTAGCTTAACGAAACAAGTCGAAGAGCTTCGATCACAGTTTGAAGTAGCGAATTCGGAATTTAACGAAGCGAAACGTTTGAAAGAAACAACTGAGCAAGAGCTTAAAGGCTTCGAAGTTGAATTAGCTTTGAACGAAGCTTTGATTCAAGCAGTAGAG GCCAGGATTGCTCTGATTCAAGATGAAATATTCAAAGTTGGATCTGAAATAGAGGCGCTTAAG AATAAAGAAGCAACATtaag AGATGAGTTTATTACTGAAATGGTTGAGTTCAATGATAAGATAAG GAAATTCCAAGAGACAATAGCTTCTGATTTTCAGTATACTGTTGGCAGTACAGCAG AACAAGGCCATATATTTGTAAAGAAGGAAGTTACTGCAATTGGTGCAAGAACTGTTGAGGATCAGTTTGCCCATATTGTTTCTCAAATAACTAAAGAACAGGAAGAATACCTTGCAGAACAGAACATCCAAAAGCAG GTGCTGCTCCAGTTACCATCTTTTGTGATGAAAACTAGTAGCTGTTAA
- the LOC18601381 gene encoding uncharacterized protein LOC18601381 isoform X4, giving the protein MAGIDPSKNLLSLIRDFAYEKSQGERRVASLTKQVEELRSQFEVANSEFNEAKRLKETTEQELKGFEVELALNEALIQAVEARIALIQDEIFKVGSEIEALKNKEATLRDEFITEMVEFNDKIRKFQETIASDFQYTVGSTAEQGHIFVKKEVTAIGARTVEDQFAHIVSQITKEQEEYLAEQNIQKQVQLELVDIERKACLIEALMQQAKALEELTRLLNWKRYVLSLVRSYRRDVYVPVAFWKMWRPWLKFFRKVRQTDLL; this is encoded by the exons ATGGCGGGAATTGATCCATCAAAAAATCTCCTTTCTCTAATCCGTGACTTCGCTTATGAGAAATCTCAAGGAG AGAGAAGAGTGGCTAGCTTAACGAAACAAGTCGAAGAGCTTCGATCACAGTTTGAAGTAGCGAATTCGGAATTTAACGAAGCGAAACGTTTGAAAGAAACAACTGAGCAAGAGCTTAAAGGCTTCGAAGTTGAATTAGCTTTGAACGAAGCTTTGATTCAAGCAGTAGAG GCCAGGATTGCTCTGATTCAAGATGAAATATTCAAAGTTGGATCTGAAATAGAGGCGCTTAAG AATAAAGAAGCAACATtaag AGATGAGTTTATTACTGAAATGGTTGAGTTCAATGATAAGATAAG GAAATTCCAAGAGACAATAGCTTCTGATTTTCAGTATACTGTTGGCAGTACAGCAG AACAAGGCCATATATTTGTAAAGAAGGAAGTTACTGCAATTGGTGCAAGAACTGTTGAGGATCAGTTTGCCCATATTGTTTCTCAAATAACTAAAGAACAGGAAGAATACCTTGCAGAACAGAACATCCAAAAGCAG GTTCAACTGGAGTTGGTTGACATTGAAAGGAAGGCATGTCTGATTGAGGCATTGATGCAACAAGCAAAAGCATTAGAAGAGTTGACAAG ACTTCTGAACTGGAAAAGATATGTGCTTTCCTTGGTGAGGAGTTACAGAAGAGATGTATATGTCCCAGTTGCCTTCTGGAAAATGTGGAGACCTTGGCTAAAGTTCTTCAGGAAAGTGAGGCAAACTGATCTGTTGTAA
- the LOC18601381 gene encoding uncharacterized protein LOC18601381 isoform X2, whose translation MAGIDPSKNLLSLIRDFAYEKSQGVNESFIVERTCTERRVASLTKQVEELRSQFEVANSEFNEAKRLKETTEQELKGFEVELALNEALIQAVEARIALIQDEIFKVGSEIEALKNKEATLRDEFITEMVEFNDKIRKFQETIASDFQYTVGSTAEQGHIFVKKEVTAIGARTVEDQFAHIVSQITKEQEEYLAEQNIQKQVQLELVDIERKACLIEALMQQAKALEELTRQTSELEKICAFLGEELQKRCICPSCLLENVETLAKVLQESEAN comes from the exons ATGGCGGGAATTGATCCATCAAAAAATCTCCTTTCTCTAATCCGTGACTTCGCTTATGAGAAATCTCAAGGAG TAAACGAGAGTTTTATAGTGGAGAGGACATGTACAGAGAGAAGAGTGGCTAGCTTAACGAAACAAGTCGAAGAGCTTCGATCACAGTTTGAAGTAGCGAATTCGGAATTTAACGAAGCGAAACGTTTGAAAGAAACAACTGAGCAAGAGCTTAAAGGCTTCGAAGTTGAATTAGCTTTGAACGAAGCTTTGATTCAAGCAGTAGAG GCCAGGATTGCTCTGATTCAAGATGAAATATTCAAAGTTGGATCTGAAATAGAGGCGCTTAAG AATAAAGAAGCAACATtaag AGATGAGTTTATTACTGAAATGGTTGAGTTCAATGATAAGATAAG GAAATTCCAAGAGACAATAGCTTCTGATTTTCAGTATACTGTTGGCAGTACAGCAG AACAAGGCCATATATTTGTAAAGAAGGAAGTTACTGCAATTGGTGCAAGAACTGTTGAGGATCAGTTTGCCCATATTGTTTCTCAAATAACTAAAGAACAGGAAGAATACCTTGCAGAACAGAACATCCAAAAGCAG GTTCAACTGGAGTTGGTTGACATTGAAAGGAAGGCATGTCTGATTGAGGCATTGATGCAACAAGCAAAAGCATTAGAAGAGTTGACAAG GCAGACTTCTGAACTGGAAAAGATATGTGCTTTCCTTGGTGAGGAGTTACAGAAGAGATGTATATGTCCCAGTTGCCTTCTGGAAAATGTGGAGACCTTGGCTAAAGTTCTTCAGGAAAGTGAGGCAAACTGA
- the LOC18601381 gene encoding uncharacterized protein LOC18601381 isoform X1 yields MAGIDPSKNLLSLIRDFAYEKSQGVNESFIVERTCTERRVASLTKQVEELRSQFEVANSEFNEAKRLKETTEQELKGFEVELALNEALIQAVEARIALIQDEIFKVGSEIEALKNKEATLRDEFITEMVEFNDKIRKFQETIASDFQYTVGSTAEQGHIFVKKEVTAIGARTVEDQFAHIVSQITKEQEEYLAEQNIQKQVQLELVDIERKACLIEALMQQAKALEELTRLLNWKRYVLSLVRSYRRDVYVPVAFWKMWRPWLKFFRKVRQTDLL; encoded by the exons ATGGCGGGAATTGATCCATCAAAAAATCTCCTTTCTCTAATCCGTGACTTCGCTTATGAGAAATCTCAAGGAG TAAACGAGAGTTTTATAGTGGAGAGGACATGTACAGAGAGAAGAGTGGCTAGCTTAACGAAACAAGTCGAAGAGCTTCGATCACAGTTTGAAGTAGCGAATTCGGAATTTAACGAAGCGAAACGTTTGAAAGAAACAACTGAGCAAGAGCTTAAAGGCTTCGAAGTTGAATTAGCTTTGAACGAAGCTTTGATTCAAGCAGTAGAG GCCAGGATTGCTCTGATTCAAGATGAAATATTCAAAGTTGGATCTGAAATAGAGGCGCTTAAG AATAAAGAAGCAACATtaag AGATGAGTTTATTACTGAAATGGTTGAGTTCAATGATAAGATAAG GAAATTCCAAGAGACAATAGCTTCTGATTTTCAGTATACTGTTGGCAGTACAGCAG AACAAGGCCATATATTTGTAAAGAAGGAAGTTACTGCAATTGGTGCAAGAACTGTTGAGGATCAGTTTGCCCATATTGTTTCTCAAATAACTAAAGAACAGGAAGAATACCTTGCAGAACAGAACATCCAAAAGCAG GTTCAACTGGAGTTGGTTGACATTGAAAGGAAGGCATGTCTGATTGAGGCATTGATGCAACAAGCAAAAGCATTAGAAGAGTTGACAAG ACTTCTGAACTGGAAAAGATATGTGCTTTCCTTGGTGAGGAGTTACAGAAGAGATGTATATGTCCCAGTTGCCTTCTGGAAAATGTGGAGACCTTGGCTAAAGTTCTTCAGGAAAGTGAGGCAAACTGATCTGTTGTAA